From a single Ovis aries strain OAR_USU_Benz2616 breed Rambouillet chromosome Y, ARS-UI_Ramb_v3.0, whole genome shotgun sequence genomic region:
- the LOC132659020 gene encoding zinc finger protein 280B-like, protein EQEPEVRKREGETKQVDDDDDDEVILVGVEHGNEDADVIFVGMSSASKPVVSNILNRDTPGSYSRRKRCGHFRRGNTHRLQPVSHVTPTSEAKTVLPVSDSDSRSTGSPIIIEPPSQADYKNLSPQIVPDGFSKELCSSLITFTRSLQHPVETAVSAGDMNKSPHVSKRVSPYETNRRNPRRPKLSDGIVGEHSLGFSPSLFFHTETTQQSTPDRVHTSLSHVQNGEPCPTPFPKDSVHCKPVRPLGESGQTKTDFPSLASPNKIGDPTEGNLIVLLRDFYYGEHGGVGQPEAKTHTAFKCLSCLKVLKNVKFMNHMKHHLELERQRGDSWKTHTTCQHCLRQFPTPFQLQCHIESVHTAQEPSAVCHICELSFETDQVLLEHMKDNHKPGEMPYVCQVCSYRSSFFADVDAHFRAYHGKTKNLLCPFCLKIFQTATAYRRHHRGHWEKSFHQCSKCRLQFLTSKEEREHKTQCHQMFKKPKQLEGLSPETKIVIQVSLEPLQPGLVEVASVTVNTSDFESSPPKSKRRRS, encoded by the coding sequence gaacaagagccagaagtacggaaaagggagggagagacgaaacaagtagatgatgatgatgatgatgaagtgatcttggttggagtggaacatggaaatgaagatgctgacgtgatctttgttgggatgagctcagcttcaaaaccagtcgtttcaaacatactgaacagagataccccaggttcttattcaaggagaaaaaggtgtggtcacttcaggagaggtaacactcacagattacagcctgttagtcatgtgactcctacatcagaagcaaagactgtcttgccagtgtctgactctgactcaagatcaacaggtagtcctattattattgaacctccgtctcaagctgattataaaaatctttcaccacaaatagtgcctgatggcttttcgaaggagttatgttcttctttgattaccttcacaaggtcattgcagcatccagtagaaacagcagtttctgcaggagatatgaataaaagtcctcatgtatcaaagcgagtttccccttatgaaacaaatcgcagaaatcccagaaggcctaaactcagtgatggcattgtcggggaacattctttaggtttctccccgtcacttttttttcatacagagaccactcagcaaagcacaccagaccgtgtccatacctcactaagccatgttcagaatggagaaccttgtccaacaccttttccaaaggacagtgttcattgcaagcctgtaagacctttaggggaaagtggacagacaaaaactgattttccaagtttggcaagtccaaacaaaattggtgatcccacagaaggaaatctgattgtgttacttcgtgacttctactatggcgagcatggaggagttgggcagccagaagcgaagacccacacggcgtttaaatgcctcagctgcttgaaagttctaaaaaatgtcaagtttatgaatcacatgaagcaccatttggaacttgagaggcagagaggtgacagctggaaaacccacaccacctgccagcactgcctccgccagtttcctactcccttccagctgcagtgtcacattgaaagtgtccacacggcccaggagccctccgcagtctgtcacatctgtgagttgtcctttgagacagatcaggttctcttagagcacatgaaagacaatcataagcctggtgaaatgccctacgtatgccaggtttgcagttacagatcatcattttttgcagatgtggatgcacatttcagagcataccatggtaagaccaagaatttactttgcccgttttgtctcaaaatttttcaaactgcaacagcatacagacgtcatcatcgagggcactgggaaaagagttttcaccagtgttccaaatgtcggctacagtttttaacttccaaagaggagagggagcacaagacccagtgtcatcaaatgtttaagaagcctaagcagctagaaggattgtctcctgaaacaaaaattgttattcaagtatcactggaaccccttcagccaggattggtggaagttgcatccgttactgtgaacacatctgattttgaatcatcaccccccaaatctaaaaggaggaggtca